In Carassius gibelio isolate Cgi1373 ecotype wild population from Czech Republic chromosome B17, carGib1.2-hapl.c, whole genome shotgun sequence, the genomic stretch ACACCCCGTTATTACTCTGAGATCTCGGTTGTGTGAGTACTTGTGAGTTTGAGTGTGTACGAGCAAGTCTTCACACATCTTTAGTGGTTTACTGAAGGAGTTTTGAGGCTCTTAACCACGGGTTTATTTCAGATTGTACGTTGGACATCGAGTGTTGACAGACAAGAGTCCTACAGTTTATTTCTATCACCGAGAACTACATAAGTACATAATCGTCTGTGTTTAACGTCTTACaggttttaacataaaaaaaaaaaaaagagtagattATCAACTGGGTGAAAaggttgaccttttttttttttttgcattaacaataaaacctattttaggaacattttatttatttattcccattttatttataatatataaatttcccctgaaaataatgcaaaaacaaatcCAGGAATTCAAAAGTTAAATAagcataaatgtataaatgtatgaatttttttaaaaaaaactaaataatgtataaatgcatttttaaattattaaaattaatatttatacgagtgatatataatgcattaatgaatataatattaaatgtaaataatttcaaataaaaaatgtaaatatatataaaaaaaatgtttcaattgTAATTATCAATCTatttattgtttacatattttattgtgaaattgttttatatttaaaatttactgtacattttttgtagttgcaaattaacattttaaattgtatttatgtataaaaaaattttttatataaattatatcattttttatcattttcattttatgttccttatatatatatatatatatatatatatttaatatttatttatattttttattataattacacatttataaatgtaaatttgtgtgtatttatgtataaaagtttttttatgtatttagtatATATTGGTCACTAGTACAGTTTGTAGAGtccgtgttgttgttgttgttgttgttgtttgtgtaaCGTGTTTGCTCTGCTCTTGTGTCCAGGTGAGGAGCTCGGCTgatggatgaggatgaggatgatctGCACAGGAAGGGTCTTCATCACTGGCCTTCCTCTCACGTCCAGATAAAGCCGAGCGAGACCGCAGGGAGACCCCCTGCATCACCCAGCGTAATGCTGCCCTGCCCAGTGCATGTGGAGCACAGACGCTTTCTCTACGGtaagccgtgtgtgtgtgtgtgtgtgtctgtgtgtgtgtgttcctgaccTCAGCGGCTTCAGGACCTGTGTGTGTAACCAGTCACTTTGCAATGCAAACCACACCTGCGTTCACATGCTCTCACACACAGCATCTCTTGTTTGATCAGATGAAGAATCAGTGCTGTATGACGCTTGcaacacctatatatatatatatatatatatatatatatatatatatatattatacatgttgAAATAACACTGACTTCTGAAAAAAAATGCCAAAGtgcaatattgaaataaataatattggcaatttttttaaattaataattaatacttttaatgttttgatatactttgtttaataaaatatatacaaaaataatcttaatttttatgtgtgtatatatatatatatatatatatatatatatatatatatatatatatatatatatataagttgaaATCACActgacttttgaaaaaaaaaatcaaaggtgaaagtgcaatattaaacacaatttttttatacctttaatatttttataaattgtcACATTGTAATTTATCAATCCCAGAGCATCgatttaaagcattaaaaagtGTATGGTATATACACAGTAATGTCACTGATCAAACCCAGACGTCAATCATGCAAAACAATCTATTTTTGTAGAGAATGTgtgtcatgtatttatttattttttgcatgtgtCGAAACTTCAGAAAGCGCTTTGTTAAAGTTCCCAGACGCTGCAGCTTCCTGTTTGACTTCTGTGCACATCGACGTCACGACTTCATGACTCATGGCTCTCAGACCGCAGAGGCCTTTTCTCTCTCCGCTGGTTATTTTTACACGTCTCTGGTTCTCTATTGCTTGTGCCAAATCATAGCGGACGTCTTTGAGGGAGGTTGAAAGGTACACGATGAAAACACAGCCGAGCTTGAGCGTCTGCTTTCTTTGAGCTGCTGTGATGATCTAGAGATGCACAGCTTTATATGAGCCAAACGGACTGAACTCTTCATCAGGGAAGTGTTGTTGGCAGTTATGAGTTCATTATCAGCGCTGATGTAGCGTGAATCTGCTGTGTGATGTTGAGATGCTGTTTCTGGAGTCTGTTCAGAGTCAGTCGTTGGCTTCCTGAAGAGTCAAACACTGCCAGCAATGcaccaaaaaactaaataaagatatttaataatCAAGTACACAATCCGATTTATTTAATGAACAACActgaaaaaacaatgcaaaaaaaaaagtgcaatttaggattaaaaaatatatattttgcagacTAAAATTAAATGTACGGTTTAAAAAATAgttgtaaataattgtttttttttgttgctacatttattttttacaaattactaaagtccgtttttttttttttttttttttttttttgttacatgacttcttttatacattattttttttttttttttttttttattaaaggtaAATTGTGTCACACAGACGAATACAAAACAACACCTcacatgacactaaaataatgtaataaactttaatttaacaacattaatgtacataactgataaaaaaaactgtgagCTGTCACACacagaattctgggaatgtcataTATAGGGAATgggaattttatatataaaaaaaacttacttatatataatatacatagacacacacacacacgcgtacatatatatatatatatatatatatttatttgtgtgtgtgtgtgtgtgtgtgtgtgtgttatatatttcCACTTTAAATTGGAaaagtaattttagtttttatggtttattaattttttttattatttaatggtattttactgtaaaagtaTGTGAAATGTCCCTTTAGAGCTATTACAGTTTTGCACCAAATATAGTAAGTGAATTTACTGTTAATCATTTCACagtaacatttttacagtattttactatacaatttttttttttttattattttttttttttttttaccataatgcAAACATTCAAATTGCACATACATCTTGAATTTTAAGAATCAGTATCGGCCCTCCCCAAAACCATTTTAGCCAAAAccgaaaattatttattttcatgttttgtaAGTGTGTCTGCCGTCTCACTGATCGTGCCTCTTTCATAACATGAGTTATTGTTTGAGCGACTCAGCACGTGTGGATGTCTGCGGCTCTGTTTGGTGTTTGTTCAGTGAATGGCTCAGAGTTAGTGTCATGCTGTTTCTCTGAACAGGTAACGCAGGCCTGCTGCTGCTAGCGTCGCTCGGCCGCTCTCGGCCTCCAGACGTGGTTCTCCAGCAGAACCTGCGCGTGATGGACCCGGCGGAGAGCGTGGAGACCCTCATCGGGCAGAAGCTCCAGCTGATCGGGGATCAGTTCTATCAGGAGCACATGATGGTGAGCTCACACCTGTGAACATGTGTCTGTGCTTCAGCGCTCCTTTACACAAACGTGTTTTctgtgtgtggtgtttgtttccTGACTGTGTTCGAGTTGTTTGACCCCAAAGACACGGTAGTGACCCCTCGCTCTCACTTCCCGTTTACTGCACTCTTGacctcctctgtgtgtgtgtgtgtcagtgtattCTACTATCACTGAGATGTTATCACGCAAGAATGTTAttcttatttagattttatttattatataataaaatgttgtatcatttgttaaataattaaaaatatttaaccgATTTCTGTTTatgctataaaaatataaaaccgaaacaaatagaatagaaaataattaattggcaaaaaaaattGTGTGGAGATTTTTAGACATGATGCatcttttttatttgcttttatctttatattttttgtcGCTTGTCTTATTTATATGACTGtaagtatttttaattatttaaccaTTTCATATTTCAATTTGGTTAATTAATAATACCGGTTTGGGTCAGTGTTAGTttcatattatttacataatattgtatttaaaattggCTTTGGCTGGATATATAAAtattagggcttgcatagactagtcaagTGATTGTCTACTTCAACCACTAGTTGGCGCTGTTgaaaacaatcgactactcgagCATGCATTAATGCGTATAaagagtttgcaagtacgacgtgtaGCGGTTACTTTCTATGaacttatctatgttgcatgtaaaattaaaatatttaatgtaaaaattaggggtgtgcctgaagccgaattcCTAATTCGGGATGGCACTCATAACGGCTTCAAAAACGAATCACAGACAAATATATtcagaataattctgcctgaatactcggctgaggctggcacagtctggtgtttgctagataaccgTTGAGTCAGGGGATCAgtgcaatattatacacagacctctaaagtcacgagTGTAAACTCAATGTAAACTTTACgaatgaaaagagcgcaaatcaaacatcattgctgttgcctctctatgcatctttcagaaatcagagctttgcaagagtaatatcacctataataatacatcatacacattatattatttgtaaatgtttaaaaggcaatgatttaaacctACGATATGATACGAATTAATGGAACAAGCAAAGCGctctcaccaatcaaacagctgcgCTGCGCgcctcagtctctcaaaaaccaaaccagtcctagcaggctaataatcagcttcgatacaggtacattttctacttgtcctacatgtttgtatctttatcttttgctgttttgcacggcacacacacatttgtttagtgaagttcactatTATCAACATTAAGACTCCCTTAAagagttctgcgtaatgaaaatgtgcgcattgaattgattcagtcgtgttcagatgatcactaaacgtttgtcatgatatctctctgcttgcattataaatgttattttagaaattaataattattttagtttaaaacgaCATAAAAAGTGATAAAGACAAAAAGATAACGgtcttatcatttattttttcacatttgcatttagtttaacttgatttactaaaatacctaaaactaaaaatgaacgaataaaaactatttaaaaagttaCCAAGTTACCAAGACAACCTTTCTCAATTTCATTCAGTTGaacttgatgtattaaaataaataaaactaaaatgggaataaaatatatattgtaattgataaaacagaaattaataaatattacaaaaaaattccaaaagaaaaaaaaaaatgttctaaatattattagaaatatagtagtgacaaaatattattgtaaactaaaacatacgtttttttaaataaaaaatgaataaaaatattaacatttcattTCAGCAAAACTTATCCAAagcaaatgtaattaaaaaacaaaaatataattaaataaaaattaataaaaacttaaaatattataaaaaatattatagtaccacaatattatagttaactaaaacaaaagcattttaaataaaaaatgttatccaaagcaaatttattttaaaaaactaaaattaaataaaaattaattagtgctgtcaatcgataaaaaaaaaataactaattaatcgcacaattattttaaattaatcgcgattaatcgcgattaatcgcaattaaaagactgaaactttttggatatgtaaatgtaaaatgtaaataattaatgtaaactcaagacaaagaaactatttaaattcaaaatatgattgtttattggaatttttgtttaacttgtaacacagattttctcatgtaaacaacatacctgcaataaaccatcaatatcctccaaattaactgttggcttgaaagccatatttattacagaaataaaaacacaggcatgtaagtaccatttgaatttcaaaacaatcaatgccaataaaaaacaaaaatgatttccatgttgaattctaagtggactgcaaaaaaattccaaagtatagtcattgccagtgctttaagtgggccagtacacaccagtactcagtaccgccacttccaaatatagctcttgagcgtaccgccacctctccgtgcgcccagaacgtgcttgtagcgtaccggtacgctcatttggacatctgttttaatagaggttttaatcttttacctgcactgccgattttcagagcgcccttcacaatgcaagcttcctaattcatcccacccagagcagaaactacattacccattcacccttaagttatacaagtgaatagcgcatgtgtcgcttttccccactgttaagtgtcaacaactcaacgtggccggagaaggtgtgtgaaactcgttgtgagttatactaaagcaaaatcttgagtatttattgtctgataaacattaaaaactgtctgcggaggttgagtcgtcctgcagcccccgctggctgctcattggctgcagcatcttttttctaagttctaaacaaataccgtagacggcaaggcacaaatttagatattcatttatctaattaatctatagcctatg encodes the following:
- the LOC127976780 gene encoding bcl-2-modifying factor isoform X3; its protein translation is MDEDEDDLHRKGLHHWPSSHVQIKPSETAGRPPASPSVMLPCPVHVEHRRFLYGNAGLLLLASLGRSRPPDVVLQQNLRVMDPAESVETLIGQKLQLIGDQFYQEHMMSQNREQFLSFVSEYGSGATGDQAL
- the LOC127976780 gene encoding bcl-2-modifying factor isoform X2, with the protein product MDEDEDDLHRKGLHHWPSSHVQIKPSETAGRPPASPSVMLPCPVHVEHRRFLYGNAGLLLLASLGRSRPPDVVLQQNLRVMDPAESVETLIGQKLQLIGDQFYQEHMMHHRNQRNQDPLLWRVAVAFYTLLFGREANARADRR
- the LOC127976780 gene encoding bcl-2-modifying factor isoform X4, whose product is MDEDEDDLHRKGLHHWPSSHVQIKPSETAGRPPASPSVMLPCPVHVEHRRFLYGNAGLLLLASLGRSRPPDVVLQQNLRVMDPAESVETLIGQKLQLIGDQFYQEHMMDTSGKRSGAPEQR
- the LOC127976780 gene encoding uncharacterized protein LOC127976780 isoform X1, producing the protein MDEDEDDLHRKGLHHWPSSHVQIKPSETAGRPPASPSVMLPCPVHVEHRRFLYGNAGLLLLASLGRSRPPDVVLQQNLRVMDPAESVETLIGQKLQLIGDQFYQEHMMVTKRCEQCSGDSAFPMKDVTSYLIKRNPSALITENIVSKDTRISSGSV